The following are from one region of the Candidatus Dadabacteria bacterium genome:
- the pyrF gene encoding orotidine-5'-phosphate decarboxylase: MITPRQKRVKQNGFGAEMGKTRFCRRHGTRLPGMLYPACGLVIVRTSDRKNTSKEFRAMAPENNGKNAVQSCERLIVALDFDSREEALVLVELLGERIGTYKVGYQLFMREGMSFVKELVGLGKKVFLDLKMGDIDRTIAAALRAVPEGVEFVTINGGKATVAAAKEGRGERDRPLILSLTFLSSLNQDDLRALMMNENLELEEYVRVFTRRSVEAGCDGVVASGESIREIRQEFGSRLVIVAPGIRPQGMERNDHKRALTPTMAIEYGADYLVVGRPVTEAENNLEITESLIEEVNRAVAVRED, from the coding sequence ATGATAACGCCGCGGCAAAAGAGGGTCAAGCAAAACGGCTTTGGAGCGGAGATGGGGAAAACTAGGTTCTGCCGCAGGCACGGCACGCGTTTGCCGGGTATGCTTTATCCCGCTTGCGGTCTTGTTATCGTCAGAACATCTGACCGGAAAAACACATCGAAGGAATTTCGAGCTATGGCACCTGAGAACAACGGAAAAAACGCCGTGCAGAGTTGTGAGAGGCTTATAGTAGCGCTTGACTTTGACTCAAGGGAAGAAGCCCTTGTCCTTGTTGAGCTTCTTGGCGAAAGGATCGGCACCTACAAGGTCGGGTATCAACTGTTTATGCGAGAGGGGATGAGTTTTGTAAAAGAGCTCGTGGGACTTGGAAAGAAGGTTTTTCTCGATCTTAAAATGGGGGACATAGACCGTACAATTGCGGCGGCGCTTCGGGCGGTGCCCGAGGGTGTTGAGTTCGTTACCATAAATGGCGGGAAGGCCACCGTGGCCGCGGCGAAGGAAGGCCGTGGCGAAAGAGACCGGCCGCTTATTCTTTCGCTTACTTTTCTTTCGAGCCTTAATCAGGATGACTTGAGGGCGCTTATGATGAATGAGAATCTTGAACTTGAGGAGTACGTGCGAGTTTTTACGCGGAGGTCGGTCGAAGCCGGTTGCGACGGGGTCGTGGCTTCTGGGGAATCGATACGGGAAATAAGGCAGGAATTCGGAAGCCGTCTGGTAATAGTCGCTCCGGGAATACGCCCTCAGGGAATGGAAAGAAACGACCACAAAAGGGCTCTAACTCCGACGATGGCTATTGAGTACGGAGCAGATTATCTGGTTGTGGGACGGCCGGTTACTGAGGCGGAAAACAATCTCGAGATTACGGAGAGCCTGATAGAGGAAGTAAATCGTGCCGTTGCAGTGAGAGAGGATTGA
- the ispH gene encoding 4-hydroxy-3-methylbut-2-enyl diphosphate reductase codes for MRVVVAKPRGFCAGVERAIEIVEMALEMYGPPIYVRHAIVHNKRVVDSLREKGAVFVEELDEIENPEARVIFSAHGVSPAVIDEAKRRGFQIVDAVCPLVTKVHNEVRHYSEREYTIILVGHRDHVEVIGTKGEAPESVVVVESVSEALSVNVPDPEKVAYVTQTTLSVDDTKEIVTALEKRFPKIAKPSKLDICYATQNRQDAVKKLAEISDVIFIVGSPESSNSNRLVEVAKSCGVKDAYLIEDTDGLDGMGTLKRGMTVGISSGASTPEVIIEELISKLRDLGATTFEEFSLKEESTKFPFPHSLEFSTG; via the coding sequence ATGCGAGTCGTAGTCGCTAAACCCAGAGGATTCTGCGCCGGAGTGGAGAGGGCAATTGAGATAGTCGAAATGGCCCTTGAGATGTACGGACCCCCGATTTATGTCCGCCACGCCATAGTGCACAACAAAAGGGTCGTCGATTCCCTAAGAGAAAAGGGTGCTGTTTTCGTCGAGGAACTGGACGAGATCGAAAATCCCGAAGCGCGAGTCATCTTCAGTGCCCATGGCGTAAGTCCCGCAGTCATCGACGAAGCCAAAAGACGAGGCTTCCAGATAGTAGATGCCGTCTGTCCGCTAGTGACCAAGGTCCACAACGAAGTAAGGCACTACTCCGAGAGGGAATATACAATAATACTCGTAGGTCACAGGGATCATGTTGAAGTAATAGGAACCAAGGGCGAGGCACCAGAAAGCGTAGTAGTGGTGGAATCGGTAAGCGAAGCTCTTTCGGTTAATGTTCCGGACCCGGAAAAAGTAGCCTACGTGACGCAGACCACCCTAAGCGTCGACGATACCAAGGAGATAGTGACTGCGCTTGAGAAACGTTTTCCGAAAATCGCAAAACCTTCGAAGCTCGATATCTGCTATGCGACCCAAAACCGCCAGGACGCCGTAAAGAAGCTTGCCGAAATATCAGATGTCATCTTTATCGTTGGATCCCCCGAAAGTTCAAACTCAAACAGGCTGGTTGAAGTCGCCAAGTCCTGCGGCGTCAAGGATGCCTACCTTATTGAAGACACAGACGGACTGGATGGCATGGGAACGCTTAAGCGCGGTATGACCGTGGGTATAAGCTCCGGGGCGTCAACCCCCGAGGTGATAATCGAAGAGCTGATCTCAAAGCTAAGGGACCTTGGGGCCACTACCTTTGAAGAGTTCAGCTTGAAGGAAGAATCCACCAAGTTCCCCTTTCCCCACTCCCTTGAGTTCTCAACAGGCTGA